A stretch of Bacillus pseudomycoides DNA encodes these proteins:
- a CDS encoding ABC transporter ATP-binding protein — MENIVELKNVSKTYNGFSLKNVSFNIKKGFVTGFIGANGAGKSTTIKLIMDLISKDSGDIKIFGKDYQKEQVSIKERIGFVYDDNIFYEDMTVHQLKKFIAPAYKKWDENRFQSYIRNFELPTNIKMKKMSKGMKMKTSLAFALSHHAEFIIMDEPTSGLDPVFRREILDILYDLMVDQDKTIFFSTHITTDLDRIADYIVFIHNGEIVFEKDMHSISEEYAIVKGDTAILTPKIREQLIGIRETNIGFEALTSIALHTHTQLGNDVLIEEATLEDIMYYTKKGNIQYV, encoded by the coding sequence AACATATAATGGATTTTCTTTAAAAAATGTATCGTTTAACATCAAAAAGGGGTTTGTAACGGGATTTATTGGTGCAAATGGCGCAGGGAAAAGTACAACAATTAAACTAATTATGGATCTTATTAGCAAGGATAGTGGGGATATCAAAATTTTTGGTAAGGATTATCAAAAGGAACAAGTTTCTATTAAAGAGCGTATTGGATTCGTATATGATGACAATATCTTTTATGAAGATATGACAGTTCATCAACTGAAAAAATTCATTGCTCCAGCTTATAAAAAATGGGATGAAAATCGCTTCCAATCCTACATACGAAACTTTGAGTTACCGACTAACATAAAAATGAAAAAGATGTCTAAAGGGATGAAAATGAAGACTTCCCTAGCGTTTGCACTTTCACACCATGCCGAATTTATTATTATGGATGAACCGACTTCTGGACTTGACCCTGTATTTCGAAGAGAAATTTTAGACATCCTTTATGATTTAATGGTCGATCAAGATAAAACAATCTTTTTCTCTACGCACATTACAACTGATTTAGACCGTATAGCTGATTATATTGTATTTATTCATAATGGAGAAATTGTGTTCGAAAAAGATATGCATAGTATTTCTGAAGAATATGCAATTGTAAAAGGGGATACAGCCATACTTACACCAAAAATCAGGGAACAATTGATTGGGATTCGTGAAACAAACATCGGATTTGAAGCACTTACAAGTATTGCACTCCATACACATACTCAACTAGGGAATGATGTGTTAATTGAAGAAGCGACGTTAGAAGATATTATGTACTATACAAAAAAGGGGAATATTCAATATGTATAA